The Solanum dulcamara chromosome 2, daSolDulc1.2, whole genome shotgun sequence region GTTTAAAGAAGTCTAATAGTTGAATTTTATTTGCTGAGGGGTGGCAAAGAAGACTTTAAGCTGAGAACAAATAATGAAGAACTTGAAAATGCTATTCAACTTTCTCTAGAAAAATCAAGTGAAGGAAATTAGTGTGGGGTCCTTCGAGTTTTATGCATTCTTTTCTGGTACTACTTGAAGGCAGTTATCAATTTTTTCCCCTTATCTGCAGCTTATCCAACACTGCTTTTGGCCTGCCTGGTGCTTCATCAGAACTCTTCGAGTCGGATAACTCACAGAAGGATGGGAAAAGCAATGGGAAATTAGAACCTTTATCATCTGGTTTATCACCTTCAACTTTATTTGCTGCTCCATCAAGCACTTCTAGCTTCAGTAATGGACAGTTCGCACCTAGTCATGCTATCTCATCCACTTCTCCCTCGGCATCAAGTAATTCCCCACAATCTGACAGTTCAAGTGAGGTTGTCCATTCCACAAGCATTTCAGCTGCTGTTGGTGGCGGTCTATTTGGTTTTACTGCAGCATCTTCAGTATCAACTGAGCCTCTTATCAAATCTGGGCCCTCTGAAGTTCCACCAATGGTGTCAACACTATCAACAGCTTCCACTGCAGACATTGCTGACCAGAAAACCAAAGCAGCTAATTTTGGCAACTTGAGTAGGAATTCACCTTTTGCGGGCTCATCATTTGCATCTACAAGTCCTGGAAATAGTATTTTTGGTTTTAGTTCATCAGGAATGTCAACAGTTACTACAGCTAGCGTCCAGTCTCAGAGTTCTGTTTTCAGCACTGGAGCTCAGTCACTTGTTAGTGCTCAAATGTCTCTCAGTGGATCAGATAATACCAAAGTCACACAGAGTGTTCCTGCTCATTTTGGATCATCTACTATATCACCAGAAGTGGGGAATTCCGGAATGACATCTTTCTCCTCTGTTGGTTCTGCTTCAAGGAATACTGGCATAGtttctggtgctgcttcagataGCAACTCTGTTGGCTCCAGCGCTGCTGCTTTTGGAAATTTTAGTTTTGGGGCAAGTTCTTCAGCCTCATCTACAATGAGCAGCTCAGTCGGCCCTAGCAGTGGGACAACTCAGCTGGCGTTCACTTTTGGTGCTAGTCCTGCAGCCACCACTGCACTTGCTACTTCCAGCAATGCTACTTCTGCTATGTTTAGTTTTGGTAATAATTCTTCATCCTCCTCCTCAAATGCCGTCGACACCTCTACCCGCCCTAGTCCTAGCACATTCAATTTTGGTGGTAGTTCTTCAGCTTCCTCATTGAACAATGTCAGCATGTCTAATAGTGCTGCTCCTGGAATGTTTAGTTTTGTTGGTGGTTCTTCGGCTTCTTCAACCAATACTATCAGCACCTCCACCAATGCTACTTCTGGCGTATTTAGTTTTGGTGGTAGTTCTtcggcttcctcaacaaatacTGTCAGCAACTCTACTAGTGCTACCGCCGGCATATTTAATTTCGGTGCTAGTTCTTCAGCTTTTTCAACAAATACTGTCAGCACCTCCACTAGTGCTGCCCCCGGCGTATTTAGTTTTGGTGCTAGCTCTTCAGTTTCATCAACAAATGCTGTCAATGCCAGCAGCACAGTCAGTCCTAGTCCATTTGCTTTTGGTGGCAGTTCTGCCTCTTCTCAAATTTCCAGTACTGCTGGAATTTTTGGTTCCAATTGGCAGTCCCCAAAGTCTCCAGGCTTTAGTTCCCCATTTAGTTCTGCTACCCCTAATGGGTTTGCATTTGGagcatcttcatcttcttttacTACTACAACCACTGCAGCTGCGGTCTTTGGATCAGCACCCAGTACCCCTAATGGACCAGCCTTTCCATTTGGTTCAACTTCTTTGACAAACTCGTCTGCGCTGCCCATGTTTGGGAACTCTACTCCTTTTACTGCATCCCCTGGGAATAATAACCAGATGAACATGGAAGACAGCATGGCTGAGGACACTATGCACTCATCTTCCCCTGCAGTTGCATTTGGTCAACCTTCTGTCTTGCCCTCTCCTGGTGGTTTCGTGTTTGGTTCAACACCTAATCCATTCCCGTTTGGCGGCCAGCAGAATCAGCCTGCTGCTGCTGCTCAGAATCCATCTCCATTTACAGCATCAGGCAGTTTAGGTGCTGGAGGGAGTTTCTCATTGGGTAGCAATGGTCCTGAGAAATCAGGTCGAAAGACGGTCAAGGTTAATAGAAATAAGAACAGAAGGAAGTGAAGCTGTTGGCAACAACATTGGATCGTCATGGTAGATATTGTTGGCAAGTTGATAAATTGTTCGATGATAGACGAGCAGCCACGGTTTATGGGTTtgcacaattttcttttttcttttttaaattttgcgCATTGTAGATCTGCATCTCCAGGAAGTGAAAGATGTTGTAATCCTATTATCTTTTTTTGGCATAAGATGTCACAATTTTGGATAACATTTCTTGATAAAGTGGTTGTATTGTATCAGTAAGGGGCTGTAGAGGTGGCCTGATTAgcctttgttttctttttccctttctatAATTCGTTTTCTGTACTTGTAACATAATAAGGAGATGTTCGTTTCTGTAAGGAAATCTCTTTCCATCGAGGACCGAGATGAATCAATATTGCAGATTAACGTTATGTGATTTCTTCTCATCTGGTTTAAATTTTGATGGTCAGAGCTGCCCGTATGTGGTGCACATTAGCTGATGGATGGAGCAAGGAGCTACTTAATAGCAGGTACCAAATTGAATAGTCGCTTAATTAACTGGGATATTTTGTGGGAGATTCTATTTGGACAAATATATTCCTCCATTGAATACTATTTATTTAGATTACCCTTTTAAGGAAAGAACAGCTTATTTGGAAATACAAGATATCTGATCCTTAAACCAATATTTAAGAAACAAACATATATTCTTTAATCTATATTCTTGCTACAATAATCGATTAGGAATTGCTTAGAAGTTAACACTAGGCACATATACTCAGCCTTTGATTACAAGTTATTTGAAACAATAACTagtggagtttttttttttgtttcaactCTGCTTCGAAGTATTATCTTTTGAGGCAAGGATATATCAGAAACGATCTATCTACCCCACAAAGGTAGGGATAAAATCTGCTTATATCATACTCTTTCAGACCTTAGGGATTACATCGAATATGTTGTAGTTATTATTGAAGAAAGTCAGTTCAGAGTAAACGTGAGATTGCAACAATTAGACTAAATTGGATTGTACTTTTTAGTGTAAAATGTAAATCACATCAATTTACATACGTACTCAATTTATTTTCTggttaatataaaatttgattcaCTTAGCATTTTAGCAACACTGTTTTGCCTTATTTCAGAACCAGCCCATATATCCAAATTATTGAATCATTGTAAAAAAAAACCTTTAGATTATAACTCGAATTGAAAAGTTATTAACAATTGAGACATTCAAAATTAGATGTTTGTTCAAATGACAAGTGCAGCAAGactgcattttttttttaaacttattgCAACTCGATCGATAATTCACCATAATTAAGTGATAAACTTAGACAAGAATACTTGTTATTAACTATAGTTAAGTGCTTAAACTTTATATAAAGACAAAGGTAATGCATTCATTTGTTTGGGGTAAGCATCGAGTTTAATTCGAATAATATTTTTCCGCAATATTGTGCTTGCTTGAAATAAAATTCTACACATATGGTCCTATGAacaagaaaatcataaaaattgaagaaaatgaaagATTAGGATTGTGCAAAACTCCCTTTTGTAGGACTTCATCAATATATAGCGATTAAGTAACCTAACATGTACAACTTACAATAATATATGTGGATCATTTACaaacaagaataagaaaagaaaaatggtcaataaataaataaaaacaagacaAAAACCAGGCTAGGAAAAAAACACCAAATATGGTAATGGACTTgttaaaagaaaaggaaaaaaaaaagaatggtaATGGATTCAGCTTGGAAAATATTTACTCACAGCCATGgttaaataataattagtgTGCAAAACATCTATGTTGATTGGACGTCCAGAAATGTTGTCGCAGTTGTATcaaatcctccaaaaatgcatAGGTTTTGGAGGATTCGATACATACCCAACGATACTTTTGAAGAGTCCGAACAACATATCAGAACATCAGTTGTGAGTAAAAATTTTCGGACTCATCAACTTTGCCTTGTTGTTGCCAATGGAACCACCTCAGCCAAAGGAGtaggcaaaggagatggaaAAGGAGAACTTCTACAATTTGGACAAGTAGGGTGAAGTCTAAGCCAAGGGTCAATACACTTGACATGAAAAATATGGTGACAATCAGGCAAAAGTCTAAGTTTATCACTGTCTTTATAATCAACCAAACAAATTGAACAACcagaagaaattaaaatgtcCCTTTTGTGATGAGACTTGGCTTGTGAATAAAGTAATTTTGGATAATTTCTCAAAGTAGTTTCATCAAGGCCTTGTTGAATGAAAATCAATtgattttcaaatatagttGTTGTGGTTGTGTTGTTGCTGACAATATTATGTGAAGAGGAATTATTGGTACTTGATCTTTTTCCAATATATAAGTAGGAAGAATAGGTGATGAGTATAAGTATAATAAGGATTAATAGGGAAACTCCAATTCCATAGCCATAATTTTCAAAGTTTTTTTCACCTATGTGATGATCTTGAGTACCTTCAATGCCATCTCCTATTGTGTTGTTCATGATGAGAGGCGAGTGTTCTTGAAAAGAAAATCGTAATAAAAAAAGCGTGAGGTTCTTAAAAATGGAAAAGACTTGAatcttgaatcttttttttAGGAGGGAAATTGTTGAGGAAAATttggtcttttttttttcttcctactTTTGGAGTCTAAGGAAAGGGAGATATGTGTAGCTATTGAAGcttttttttatagatatatGAATATAAGAGAACCTTTTATGTCATGAAGGATTAAGCAAACTTAAAAAGAGTGTTGTTTAGGCAaaaaaagttctttttttttctttttttttcttttaacttttATTGGTGTGGTGGAAAGGCATTTCTTTTTGTTTGAGGTTGGGGTGGGTTGGGTTAGGTGGGTGAGAGGGATGGAACATAGgataacataaaaaataaagggCTAATTGCATTTTTGATCCTCTAATTATTAGTAAGTTCTGATTTTAATTGGTTCTTGTGATATTTCACTAAGCATATTTAATTTGGATTAGtcaaaaatatatgttattgaTCCTACTAAATAGGAAATGACTTATATTGGATTATTCTTAGAAGTATATTACCCTCTAATAT contains the following coding sequences:
- the LOC129878699 gene encoding RING-H2 finger protein ATL70-like — translated: MNNTIGDGIEGTQDHHIGEKNFENYGYGIGVSLLILIILILITYSSYLYIGKRSSTNNSSSHNIVSNNTTTTTIFENQLIFIQQGLDETTLRNYPKLLYSQAKSHHKRDILISSGCSICLVDYKDSDKLRLLPDCHHIFHVKCIDPWLRLHPTCPNCRSSPFPSPLPTPLAEVVPLATTRQS
- the LOC129881068 gene encoding nuclear pore complex protein NUP1-like isoform X2; this translates as MAAAGDGRTATSSAYEGGGAGGKFRRRPFRKNQTTPYDRPPTSLRNPSWLTKLVVDPATKLITSGARRFFSSIFHKRLSPAPKPLPLPPMPLPPPPEARQESKDVQQEPCPNDHAGAVVATGHEVSNAACSSEDSAFSELEQILKQKTFSRDEIDRLTELLRSKTVDTPAGNDKSAVATPVTSSRVPKGNVASPAELSKAYMDTTPSKVSPTILSSQSQVVRVDTPLLKNVAYSHNLPITSVTTKTAGLVVDRANGFTTPRSRGRSAIYHMARTPYSRLRQTDGQMASSFTNNAYSRPSLSESVLEHDGYFGSKQPLKRRNSVLEDDIGSVGPNRRTRQKPNLLSHGISRSSPGGVASAAADVPTRNVHIPPKPSETAAKILEHLENLTPKEKSSESRLAAGNAKTPNKLAPNMLRRQALKSSLDSPKLLQGAQDSHKLENWSKVIPTNGHDSSLQKQGEIEQHGQNESINRSTVVAKNNEKNSFEDAQHAQPGVETADSLDKKSPVQPQKKHAFRMSALEDSFEMDEDINFNKSASQLADGRDKRGISGAEKTSVSTDEALNKPTALSETNATLGILNKRNDMEAPDAALISVSSPSFLPSSDPLSPEVVPPSFGSNKSKDSSGDKVPALLFSSSFPLSSLSNTAFGLPGASSELFESDNSQKDGKSNGKLEPLSSGLSPSTLFAAPSSTSSFSNGQFAPSHAISSTSPSASSNSPQSDSSSEVVHSTSISAAVGGGLFGFTAASSVSTEPLIKSGPSEVPPMVSTLSTASTADIADQKTKAANFGNLSRNSPFAGSSFASTSPGNSIFGFSSSGMSTVTTASVQSQSSVFSTGAQSLVSAQMSLSGSDNTKVTQSVPAHFGSSTISPEVGNSGMTSFSSVGSASRNTGIVSGAASDSNSVGSSAAAFGNFSFGASSSASSTMSSSVGPSSGTTQLAFTFGASPAATTALATSSNATSAMFSFGNNSSSSSSNAVDTSTRPSPSTFNFGGSSSASSLNNVSMSNSAAPGMFSFVGGSSASSTNTISTSTNATSGVFSFGGSSSASSTNTVSNSTSATAGIFNFGASSSAFSTNTVSTSTSAAPGVFSFGASSSVSSTNAVNASSTVSPSPFAFGGSSASSQISSTAGIFGSNWQSPKSPGFSSPFSSATPNGFAFGASSSSFTTTTTAAAVFGSAPSTPNGPAFPFGSTSLTNSSALPMFGNSTPFTASPGNNNQMNMEDSMAEDTMHSSSPAVAFGQPSVLPSPGGFVFGSTPNPFPFGGQQNQPAAAAQNPSPFTASGSLGAGGSFSLGSNGPEKSGRKTVKVNRNKNRRK
- the LOC129881068 gene encoding nuclear pore complex protein NUP1-like isoform X1 — encoded protein: MAAAGDGRTATSSAYEGGGAGGKFRRRPFRKNQTTPYDRPPTSLRNPSWLTKLVVDPATKLITSGARRFFSSIFHKRLSPAPKPLPLPPMPLPPPPEARQESKDVQQEPCPNDHAGAVVATGHEVSNAACSSEDSAFSELEQILKQKTFSRDEIDRLTELLRSKTVDTPAGNDKSAVATPVTSSRVPKGNVASPAELSKAYMDTTPSKVSPTILSSQSQVVRVDTPLLKNVAYSHNLPITSVTTKTAGLVVDRANGFTTPRSRGRSAIYHMARTPYSRLRQTDGQMASSFTNNAYSRPSLSESVLEHDGYFGSKQPLKRRNSVLEDDIGSVGPNRRTRQKPNLLSHGISRSSPGGVASAAADVPTRNVHIPPKPSETAAKILEHLENLTPKEKSSESRLAAGNAKTPNKLAPNMLRRQALKSSLDSPKLLQGAQDSHKLENWSKVIPTNGHDSSLQKQGEIEQHGQNESINRSTVVAKNNEKNSFEDAQHAQPGVETADSLDKKSPVQPQKKHAFRMSALEDSFEMDEDINFNKSASQLADGRDKRGISGAEKTSVSTDEALNKPTALSETNATLGILNKRNDMEAPDAALISVSSPSFLPSSDPLSPEVVPPSFGSNKSKDSSGDKVPALLFSSSFPLSRLKPESSSSLSNTAFGLPGASSELFESDNSQKDGKSNGKLEPLSSGLSPSTLFAAPSSTSSFSNGQFAPSHAISSTSPSASSNSPQSDSSSEVVHSTSISAAVGGGLFGFTAASSVSTEPLIKSGPSEVPPMVSTLSTASTADIADQKTKAANFGNLSRNSPFAGSSFASTSPGNSIFGFSSSGMSTVTTASVQSQSSVFSTGAQSLVSAQMSLSGSDNTKVTQSVPAHFGSSTISPEVGNSGMTSFSSVGSASRNTGIVSGAASDSNSVGSSAAAFGNFSFGASSSASSTMSSSVGPSSGTTQLAFTFGASPAATTALATSSNATSAMFSFGNNSSSSSSNAVDTSTRPSPSTFNFGGSSSASSLNNVSMSNSAAPGMFSFVGGSSASSTNTISTSTNATSGVFSFGGSSSASSTNTVSNSTSATAGIFNFGASSSAFSTNTVSTSTSAAPGVFSFGASSSVSSTNAVNASSTVSPSPFAFGGSSASSQISSTAGIFGSNWQSPKSPGFSSPFSSATPNGFAFGASSSSFTTTTTAAAVFGSAPSTPNGPAFPFGSTSLTNSSALPMFGNSTPFTASPGNNNQMNMEDSMAEDTMHSSSPAVAFGQPSVLPSPGGFVFGSTPNPFPFGGQQNQPAAAAQNPSPFTASGSLGAGGSFSLGSNGPEKSGRKTVKVNRNKNRRK